The Fusarium falciforme chromosome 7, complete sequence genome window below encodes:
- a CDS encoding DAO domain-containing protein, protein MAPTSLKQQIKDRLCLTAGLPSAQPTLSAWQEPPAPIATIQSETLPPVTDIAIIGSGITGTSVAHTLLNHRQASNFRVTILEARNACSGATGRNGGHLISDTCGHFEHLVASLGTEEAVKILRFSEANIKELKALVDQLIISSSTITDKPIVDSLRRSLSLLQEAVNKTTLAYRIVEDGETIRSKYKYRDGLAVFEQEGAGALWPYRLITILQKHLLDTHAGRFSLETNTPVVSISHDENVSQNEPGYVLQTPRGTIQARKLIHCTNGYSSHLLPSLTGSLYPLRGTVSVQDPGQSFPKLGDKYSWTKIHTGGYNLETRCLTTGLYYAQQNAKTGEIVIRGESQEIENLLTSDDSQIADSARNHISSIVPKIFLDADDAKTKKVWSGIMGFTADNLPMIGNLSRTTTGRTGSDEWIAAGFNGHGMDKCWLSGQAAARMALGEDVPSWLPESFLVSEERLKACTLDAAAEGMMSLFTEESSKS, encoded by the exons ATGGCACCCACAT CGCTCAAGCAGCAGATAAAAGACCGACTGTGTCTCACGGCTGGCTTACCTTCTGCTCAGCCGACCTTATCCGCCTGGCAGGAACCACCTGCCCCAATCGCCACCATCCAATCCGAGACGCTTCCTCCAGTAACGgacatcgccatcatcggctcCGGCATCACCGGTACCAGCGTTGCCCACACTTTGCTCAACCATCGACAAGCTTCCAACTTTCGAGTGACCATCCTAGAGGCTCGCAATGCTTGCAGCGGGGCTACGGGCCGAAATGGCggccatctcatctcggACACTTGCGGCCATTTCGAGCACCTAGTTGCTTCTTTGGGCACTGAAGAAGCCGTCAAAATTCTACGATTTTCCGAGGCCAACATTAAAGAGCTCAAGGCTTTGGTTGATCAGCTGA TCATCTCCAGCAGTACCATCACCGACAAGCCGATCGTGGACAGCCTCAGACGTTCTCTGAGCCTATTGCAAGAGGCAGTAAATAAGACAACACTTGCGTATAGGATTgtggaagatggagagaCCATCCGT AGTAAATACAAGTACCGCGACGGGCTTGCTGTTTTCGAGCAAGAGGGAGCTGGTGCTCTATGGCCCTACCGGCTCATCACAATTCTCCAGAAACATCTACTGGATACTCATGCGGGTCGCTTCAGCCTGGAGACTAACACTCCCGTTGTTTCGATATCACATGACGAGAATGTATCTCAAAATGAGCCTGGGTATGTGCTACAGACGCCAAGAGGCACCATTCAAGCACGCAAGCTCATCCATTGCACCAACGGATATTCTTCGCACTTGTTGCCGAGCCTGACGGGAAGCCTTTATCCCCTTAGAGGAACGGTTTCGGTCCAAGACCCCGGACAATCGTTCCCCAAACTCGGTGATAAATATTCGTGGACCAAGATTCACACTGGCGGGTACAATCTGGAAACTAGATGCCTTACCACAGGACTTTATTACGCCCAGCAAAATGCAAAGACTGGAGAGATTGtcattagaggggagagccaGGAGATTGAAAACCTCCTGACAAGCGACGACTCTCAAATCGCAGATTCAGCCCGAAACCACATTTCCTCGATCGTTCCGAAGATCTTCCTCGACGCAGATGATGCCAAGACTAAAAAGGTCTGGTCTGGAATTATGGGGTTTACTGCAGATAATCTACCCATGATCGGAAACCTGAGCCGTACAACAACAGGGCGGACAGGCAGCGACGAGTGGATTGCGGCAGGCTTCAACGGTCATGGTATGGATAAGTGTTGGCTCAGTGGGCAAGCGGCGGCAAGGATGGCGCTCGGTGAGGACGTGCCGTCTTGGTTGCCGGAATCGTTCCTCGTCAGTGAGGAGAGATTGAAGGCGTGCACAttggatgctgctgctgagggaATGATGAGCCTGTTCACTGAGGAGTCGTCGAAGTCGTAA